Proteins encoded in a region of the Psychromicrobium lacuslunae genome:
- a CDS encoding ABC transporter substrate-binding protein yields MNINRKGFLTLGGLGLGATALAACGGPNTSGGPNNSAAATDWSKVTPAAEISFLSSHPGSSQPIEQKLIEDFQKANPGIKVNLVTGGSNYEEVAQKFQTAQTGNDTPDIVLASDVWWFRFAIADSIIPVDDLLKAVNDKTEDFNATLYNDYKYDEKHWAVPNNRSTPLFYYNKDHFKAAGLPDRAPKTWEEFAEWAPKIQQANASKAGYLHAYQYPALAGYAGWTLQNVLWGFGGSWSKEWDFTTDSDESVKALQWVQDSIVKNGWAGVSSKDAVGDMTAGAVSSTVSSTGDLVGTLKAAKEKGLNIGVGFLPGGPASASPVCPTGGAGLAIAKKSTPERQLAAAKFLSFYTNAQNTAQFSEATGYMPSRTSADMSAVLAKTPQIQVALDQLKVTKSQDYARVFLPGADQEMAKAAAKIMNEKADVKATLSALKTTLQGIYEKDVKPKLKS; encoded by the coding sequence ATGAATATCAACCGCAAAGGCTTCCTGACCCTTGGCGGCCTCGGACTAGGTGCTACTGCCCTCGCGGCCTGTGGCGGACCGAACACCAGTGGCGGACCCAATAACTCGGCTGCCGCCACAGACTGGAGCAAGGTCACTCCGGCGGCAGAAATCAGCTTCCTCTCCAGCCACCCGGGCTCCTCACAACCTATCGAGCAGAAGCTGATCGAAGACTTCCAGAAAGCTAACCCCGGCATTAAGGTGAACTTGGTGACCGGCGGCTCGAACTACGAAGAGGTCGCACAGAAGTTCCAAACCGCGCAGACCGGCAATGACACCCCGGACATCGTGCTGGCCTCGGATGTCTGGTGGTTCCGCTTCGCCATTGCGGATTCAATCATCCCGGTCGATGATCTGCTCAAAGCGGTGAACGATAAGACCGAGGACTTTAACGCGACGCTTTACAACGATTACAAGTACGACGAGAAGCACTGGGCCGTGCCGAACAACCGCTCGACCCCGTTGTTCTACTACAACAAGGATCACTTCAAGGCTGCCGGGCTGCCGGATCGCGCGCCGAAGACCTGGGAAGAATTTGCCGAGTGGGCACCCAAGATTCAGCAGGCCAATGCCTCCAAGGCGGGCTACCTGCATGCTTATCAGTACCCGGCGCTGGCTGGTTACGCTGGCTGGACGCTGCAGAACGTGCTTTGGGGCTTCGGCGGCAGTTGGTCAAAAGAGTGGGACTTCACCACTGACTCCGATGAGTCGGTCAAGGCTCTGCAGTGGGTACAGGACAGCATCGTGAAGAACGGCTGGGCTGGGGTTTCCTCCAAGGATGCCGTCGGCGATATGACCGCGGGAGCTGTTAGCTCAACGGTTTCCTCCACCGGCGATCTGGTCGGCACCTTGAAGGCTGCCAAGGAAAAGGGCCTGAACATCGGCGTCGGCTTCCTGCCCGGCGGTCCGGCCTCGGCCTCGCCGGTCTGCCCGACCGGCGGCGCTGGCTTGGCCATTGCGAAGAAGAGCACCCCGGAGCGCCAGTTGGCCGCTGCGAAGTTCCTGAGCTTCTACACCAATGCGCAGAACACCGCGCAGTTCTCCGAGGCCACCGGTTACATGCCTTCGCGCACCTCGGCCGATATGTCTGCGGTGCTCGCGAAGACTCCGCAGATCCAGGTGGCTCTGGATCAGCTCAAGGTGACCAAGAGCCAGGACTACGCCCGGGTCTTCTTGCCGGGCGCTGATCAGGAAATGGCAAAAGCCGCGGCGAAGATCATGAACGAGAAGGCCGACGTCAAAGCGACCTTGAGCGCGCTGAAGACCACCCTGCAGGGTATCTATGAGAAGGACGTCAAGCCCAAGCTCAAGTCCTAG
- a CDS encoding carbohydrate ABC transporter permease — protein MTKPPSASGGPTKLKQRYWTARTKRDAWIFLAFALPNIALIVLFTYRPLIANIQYSLLDWTLGSDFATAVGLNNYVTFFTSSDAANVLGTTAIFTIFTVGGSMVVGLLIALALNQKLPGRTFARSAIFAPYVLSGVGVGLVWLFIFDPVYGALSWVLRGLGQSSPQWINDPKLALTMVIIVYIWKNLGYCAVVYLAGLQSMPKDVMEAASLDGAGATRRFFSIVFPLLSPTTFFLLITSLLSSLQAFDILKIMTPTGQGTNTLMFETYLQAFGAYNRAGYSAAISVVLFALLLIMTAVQMRFVERKVHYA, from the coding sequence ATGACCAAACCACCTTCCGCATCGGGTGGGCCGACAAAACTCAAGCAACGATATTGGACAGCGCGCACCAAGCGTGACGCCTGGATTTTCCTGGCCTTTGCATTGCCGAATATCGCCTTGATCGTGTTGTTCACCTATCGGCCGCTGATCGCCAATATCCAGTATTCCCTGCTGGACTGGACACTCGGCTCAGACTTCGCCACCGCAGTCGGGCTGAACAACTACGTCACTTTCTTCACCTCGTCGGATGCCGCCAACGTATTGGGCACCACGGCGATCTTCACGATTTTCACCGTGGGTGGTTCGATGGTGGTCGGCCTTCTGATTGCACTGGCGCTCAACCAGAAGCTCCCAGGCCGCACTTTCGCCCGCTCGGCAATCTTCGCCCCCTATGTACTCTCCGGTGTCGGTGTCGGCCTGGTTTGGCTTTTTATCTTCGACCCGGTTTACGGCGCCCTCTCCTGGGTATTGCGTGGCCTCGGCCAGAGCAGCCCGCAATGGATCAATGATCCCAAGCTTGCCCTCACCATGGTGATCATCGTCTATATCTGGAAGAACCTCGGATACTGTGCGGTGGTGTATCTCGCTGGCTTACAGTCGATGCCTAAGGACGTGATGGAGGCGGCCTCACTAGATGGGGCCGGAGCTACCCGCAGATTCTTCTCCATTGTCTTCCCATTGCTCTCCCCCACCACCTTCTTCCTGCTGATCACCTCCTTGCTGTCCTCCTTGCAGGCCTTCGATATTTTGAAGATCATGACGCCGACCGGGCAGGGCACTAACACGCTGATGTTCGAGACCTATCTACAGGCCTTCGGCGCTTACAACCGGGCCGGTTACTCGGCGGCCATCTCGGTGGTGTTGTTCGCTCTGCTACTGATCATGACCGCAGTTCAGATGCGATTCGTCGAAAGGAAGGTGCATTACGCATGA
- the rpmJ gene encoding 50S ribosomal protein L36, giving the protein MKVKPSVKQICDKCKVIRRNGRVMVICENPRHKQRQG; this is encoded by the coding sequence ATGAAGGTCAAGCCGAGCGTCAAGCAGATCTGCGACAAATGCAAGGTGATCCGCCGTAATGGTCGGGTCATGGTGATCTGCGAGAACCCACGCCACAAGCAGCGCCAGGGCTAA
- the infA gene encoding translation initiation factor IF-1, which produces MAKKDGVIEIEGVVTEALPNAMFRVELTNKHIVLAHISGKMRQHYIRILPEDRVVVELSPYDLTRGRIVYRYK; this is translated from the coding sequence ATGGCCAAAAAAGACGGGGTCATTGAGATCGAGGGCGTGGTGACTGAGGCGCTGCCCAATGCGATGTTTCGTGTTGAGCTGACCAATAAGCACATCGTACTCGCTCACATTTCTGGAAAGATGCGCCAGCACTACATTCGAATCCTCCCCGAGGATCGGGTTGTGGTGGAGCTGAGTCCTTACGACCTTACTCGCGGCCGCATCGTTTATCGCTACAAATAG
- the truA gene encoding tRNA pseudouridine(38-40) synthase TruA: MSVKEPTAPDFGDGGFFRIRLELAYDGAPFSGWAVQPGRLTVQGTLEQALAMLLRRPVRTTVAGRTDAGVHARGQVVHIDLAESEWLALARRSRQSPAEALLRRLRGTLSRVLAEHSGAIVVHSAELAAEGFDARFSALWRRYSYRIADRPADWDPTRRQLVWWHKNSLDLELLNQAALPLLGLQDFRSFCKPRANDAKATTVRQLQKFSFLRGYDGVITVTVQADAFCHNMVRALIGSAVQVGAAEQPIDWLAERLALKSRDAKSLLAPAHPLILEEVAYPEDSELLGRAELTRARRDRL; encoded by the coding sequence ATGTCTGTGAAGGAACCCACCGCTCCCGATTTCGGGGACGGTGGGTTTTTTCGTATTCGCTTGGAGTTGGCTTACGACGGAGCGCCGTTTAGCGGCTGGGCGGTGCAGCCGGGCCGGTTGACCGTGCAGGGTACTCTTGAGCAGGCTTTGGCGATGCTGCTGAGACGACCGGTGCGGACCACCGTGGCTGGCCGTACCGACGCCGGAGTGCACGCCCGAGGCCAGGTGGTGCATATTGATCTGGCCGAGTCGGAGTGGTTGGCGTTGGCCCGGCGCAGTAGGCAGAGCCCGGCGGAGGCCCTGTTGCGAAGGCTGCGTGGCACGCTGTCCCGCGTGCTCGCTGAGCACAGTGGCGCGATAGTGGTGCATTCCGCCGAATTAGCAGCTGAAGGTTTTGACGCTAGATTTTCGGCGCTCTGGCGACGTTACAGTTACCGAATTGCCGATCGGCCAGCTGACTGGGATCCAACCAGGCGTCAGCTAGTTTGGTGGCATAAAAACTCGCTCGATCTGGAATTGTTAAACCAAGCTGCATTGCCGCTGCTCGGCCTGCAGGATTTCCGGTCCTTTTGCAAACCCCGTGCTAATGACGCAAAGGCCACCACGGTGCGCCAGCTGCAGAAGTTCAGTTTTCTGCGTGGTTATGACGGTGTTATCACCGTGACCGTGCAAGCCGATGCCTTTTGCCACAATATGGTTCGCGCGCTGATCGGTTCGGCAGTTCAAGTAGGGGCTGCTGAGCAACCGATTGATTGGTTGGCCGAGCGACTTGCGCTGAAGTCACGGGACGCGAAATCACTTCTGGCGCCCGCTCATCCGCTCATCCTTGAGGAAGTCGCTTACCCTGAGGATAGCGAACTGCTAGGTCGTGCTGAGCTGACCAGGGCGCGGCGGGATCGGCTCTAA
- a CDS encoding carbohydrate ABC transporter permease translates to MNSSVVSTEIIAQRNGPFSAKNLAKTLVGGYLPLLIATLVVFLPLLWMILSSFKSPGEIITTDLKILPQAPNFDNYATAATTVPFAQFFLNSVIVTAIGSLIKCILAVLTAYALVFVRFPFKRLIFILILVALMVPPQVAVLPNYILISSLNGQNTYWGIILPGLGTAFGTFLLRQHFLTLPTSILESAEIDGAGHWRRLWKIVVPISVPSIATVALVTIVTEWNEYIWPLIITTKPEMMTLPVGLTLLSNSDSSSQAWGVLMAGAVIVILPILIIFAALQRYIVSGLTQGSVTG, encoded by the coding sequence ATGAATTCATCTGTTGTCAGCACCGAAATCATCGCCCAGCGAAACGGACCTTTCTCCGCGAAGAACCTCGCCAAGACCCTGGTCGGCGGCTATCTGCCCCTGTTGATTGCCACCCTGGTGGTCTTTCTGCCGCTGTTGTGGATGATCCTTTCCTCGTTCAAGTCTCCCGGTGAGATCATCACCACCGATTTGAAGATCCTGCCGCAGGCTCCGAACTTTGACAACTACGCCACCGCAGCGACCACTGTGCCCTTCGCACAGTTCTTTCTGAACAGCGTGATCGTCACCGCGATTGGTTCGCTCATCAAGTGCATCCTCGCGGTGCTCACCGCTTATGCCTTGGTTTTCGTGCGCTTCCCCTTCAAACGGCTGATCTTCATCCTGATCCTGGTCGCACTGATGGTTCCGCCGCAGGTAGCGGTATTGCCGAATTACATCCTGATTTCCAGTTTGAACGGGCAGAACACTTATTGGGGCATTATTTTGCCCGGTCTGGGTACTGCTTTTGGCACCTTCCTGCTGCGTCAGCATTTCCTGACGCTGCCCACCTCAATTCTGGAATCCGCCGAAATTGACGGGGCCGGGCATTGGCGGCGGCTGTGGAAAATCGTGGTGCCGATCTCGGTTCCCTCAATCGCCACCGTCGCACTGGTGACCATTGTGACCGAGTGGAATGAATACATTTGGCCGCTCATTATCACCACCAAACCGGAGATGATGACGCTGCCGGTCGGGTTGACGCTGCTCAGTAATTCAGATTCCAGTTCGCAAGCTTGGGGGGTGTTGATGGCCGGCGCGGTCATCGTCATCCTGCCCATTTTGATTATTTTCGCTGCACTCCAGCGCTATATCGTTTCCGGCCTGACTCAAGGCTCGGTCACCGGCTAG
- the rpsM gene encoding 30S ribosomal protein S13 produces the protein MARLAGVDLPREKRLEVALTYIYGVGKTRAHQTLTETGISPDVRVKDLSDAELVQLRDFIEGNFKVEGDLRREVAADIRRKVEIGSYQGIRHRRGLPVHGQRTKTNARTRKGPKRTVAGKKKAGR, from the coding sequence ATGGCTCGTCTCGCTGGCGTTGATCTTCCCCGCGAAAAGCGGTTGGAAGTTGCGCTTACTTACATCTATGGCGTGGGCAAGACCCGTGCACACCAGACCCTGACCGAAACCGGGATCTCCCCGGATGTTCGGGTCAAGGACCTCTCCGATGCAGAGCTCGTTCAGCTCCGCGACTTCATCGAAGGCAACTTCAAGGTTGAAGGTGATCTTCGCCGTGAGGTAGCAGCCGACATTCGCCGCAAGGTCGAAATCGGTAGCTACCAGGGTATCCGTCACCGCCGCGGCCTGCCGGTCCACGGCCAGCGCACCAAGACCAACGCTCGTACCCGCAAGGGCCCGAAGCGCACCGTTGCCGGCAAGAAGAAGGCGGGCCGCTAA
- the rpsI gene encoding 30S ribosomal protein S9: MAQNTEELNTEVAETEDEVLTSYTSESAGATDAAPKKERPALTVPGSAVGRRKEAIARVRVIPGTGKWTVNGRELADYFPNKLHQQEVNEPFKILDLDGAYDVIARIHGGGPSGQAGALRLGVARSLNEIDAENNRPALKKAGFLTRDARVIERKKAGLKKARKAPQYSKR; encoded by the coding sequence GTGGCTCAGAACACTGAAGAGCTGAACACCGAGGTCGCTGAGACCGAGGACGAAGTATTGACTAGCTACACCTCGGAGAGCGCCGGTGCCACCGACGCCGCTCCGAAGAAGGAACGCCCCGCGTTGACCGTTCCGGGCTCGGCCGTAGGCCGTCGCAAGGAAGCCATCGCTCGGGTTCGCGTTATCCCGGGTACCGGCAAGTGGACCGTCAACGGTCGCGAACTCGCCGACTACTTCCCGAACAAGCTGCACCAGCAGGAAGTCAACGAGCCCTTCAAGATCCTCGATCTGGATGGCGCTTACGATGTGATCGCTCGCATCCACGGTGGCGGCCCTTCAGGCCAGGCCGGTGCGCTGCGTTTGGGTGTTGCTCGCTCGCTCAACGAGATCGATGCAGAGAACAACCGCCCGGCGCTGAAGAAGGCAGGCTTCCTGACTCGTGACGCTCGCGTCATCGAGCGTAAGAAGGCAGGTCTCAAGAAGGCCCGCAAGGCCCCGCAGTACTCCAAGCGCTAA
- a CDS encoding P1 family peptidase yields MTENVGVSGGQLTDVPGVLVGQAERIGEGWLTGVSVVIPPAGSIGAVDVRGGGPGTHETDALDPTTLVPTVDAVALTGGSAYGLAAAHGVMRWCEEQGRGFEVLGGRVPIVPAAAIFDLGRGGDFSLRPDSELGYQAAQDANTGQVRRGNVGAGTGATLGRGIFKGGVGTASVRMRGLNSEVVIGALVVVNALGHPLGADETLRNLDSVPGLNTTLAVVASNARLSPAQAKRTSVAAHAGMARALAPIHTLLDGDTIFTLATGELELKGQGPADVIPLVELQSLAAVAVQAAIEDAIAAAETITTPVATFSRWPV; encoded by the coding sequence ATGACGGAGAACGTGGGGGTCTCGGGTGGCCAGTTGACCGATGTGCCGGGAGTGCTGGTCGGCCAAGCGGAGCGGATTGGCGAGGGCTGGCTGACCGGCGTCAGTGTGGTAATACCACCGGCCGGCAGCATCGGCGCGGTTGATGTTCGAGGCGGCGGTCCAGGAACCCATGAAACGGATGCGCTCGATCCCACCACCTTGGTGCCTACTGTGGACGCGGTGGCGCTAACCGGTGGCAGTGCATATGGTCTGGCTGCAGCGCACGGCGTGATGCGCTGGTGCGAGGAACAAGGACGAGGTTTTGAAGTGCTAGGCGGGCGAGTGCCGATTGTGCCAGCTGCGGCAATTTTCGATCTGGGTCGTGGCGGTGATTTCTCCTTGCGTCCCGACTCTGAGTTGGGGTACCAAGCTGCGCAAGACGCCAATACTGGGCAGGTGCGTCGAGGAAATGTGGGTGCTGGAACCGGGGCAACACTAGGCCGGGGCATCTTTAAAGGCGGTGTTGGTACCGCTTCGGTGAGGATGCGAGGGCTTAACAGCGAGGTGGTGATTGGCGCCCTGGTGGTAGTCAATGCACTCGGGCATCCCTTGGGTGCCGACGAGACGCTACGTAATTTAGACAGCGTGCCTGGACTGAACACCACCTTGGCTGTGGTTGCCAGCAATGCTCGGCTGAGCCCAGCACAGGCGAAACGGACCTCGGTGGCCGCCCACGCGGGGATGGCAAGAGCACTAGCCCCGATCCACACCCTGCTGGACGGCGATACCATCTTCACGCTGGCCACCGGCGAGCTTGAGCTCAAGGGACAGGGGCCAGCCGATGTTATCCCGCTGGTTGAATTGCAGTCGCTGGCGGCGGTTGCCGTGCAGGCTGCGATTGAAGATGCTATCGCGGCGGCAGAAACCATCACCACGCCGGTGGCGACGTTTTCGCGCTGGCCGGTCTAG
- the rpsK gene encoding 30S ribosomal protein S11, with product MPPKTRGAVRKPRKKDKKNIALGQAHIKSTFNNTIVTITDPAGAVIAWASSGEVGFKGSRKSTPFAAQLAAEQAAKRAQEHGVRKVDVFVKGPGSGRETAIRSLTAAGLEVGSIQDVTPSAHNGCRPPKRRRV from the coding sequence ATGCCCCCGAAGACTCGTGGCGCGGTTCGCAAGCCGCGTAAGAAGGACAAGAAGAATATTGCGCTTGGCCAGGCGCACATCAAGAGCACCTTTAACAACACCATCGTGACCATCACGGACCCGGCCGGTGCTGTTATCGCTTGGGCTTCCTCAGGTGAGGTTGGCTTCAAGGGTTCGCGTAAGTCCACCCCGTTCGCCGCTCAGCTCGCCGCCGAGCAGGCTGCCAAGCGGGCTCAGGAACACGGCGTCCGCAAGGTCGACGTATTCGTCAAGGGCCCGGGCTCCGGTCGCGAGACCGCGATCCGTTCGTTGACCGCTGCCGGGCTTGAGGTCGGATCGATCCAAGACGTAACCCCGAGCGCTCACAACGGCTGCCGTCCGCCTAAGCGCCGCCGCGTCTAA
- the rplQ gene encoding 50S ribosomal protein L17 has protein sequence MPTPTKGPRLGGGPAHERLMLANLAASLFEHKRITTTETKAKRLRPYAERLITFAKRGDLASRRRVLGVISNKSIVHELFTDIAEAVEKREGGYTRITKIGNRKGDNAPMAVIELVLEPVSPKQAVVAEAETAKAAKPAKLVETEVADEAAAESSEDAPKYAGSHAVLEDANEAPEGFDIKGNEDSMKYHVPGSRWYDQTVAEVWFATAEDAKAAGFVPAGGEDAQEEADEAEGQEEAK, from the coding sequence ATGCCTACCCCCACTAAGGGTCCGCGCCTGGGCGGTGGCCCGGCTCACGAGCGGTTGATGCTGGCCAACCTGGCTGCCTCGCTGTTCGAGCACAAGCGCATTACCACCACTGAGACCAAGGCTAAGCGGCTGCGCCCCTACGCAGAGCGCCTGATCACCTTCGCCAAGCGCGGTGACTTGGCTTCGCGCCGTCGTGTGCTGGGCGTGATCAGCAATAAGAGCATTGTGCACGAGCTCTTCACCGATATCGCCGAGGCTGTTGAGAAGCGCGAGGGTGGCTACACCCGGATCACCAAGATCGGCAACCGGAAGGGCGATAACGCTCCGATGGCTGTTATTGAATTGGTACTGGAGCCGGTCAGCCCGAAGCAGGCTGTCGTTGCCGAGGCGGAGACCGCGAAGGCTGCTAAGCCGGCCAAGCTGGTCGAGACCGAAGTTGCTGATGAGGCAGCTGCCGAGAGCAGCGAAGATGCGCCGAAGTACGCCGGTTCACACGCCGTGCTTGAGGACGCCAACGAAGCTCCTGAGGGCTTCGACATCAAGGGCAACGAAGATTCGATGAAGTACCACGTGCCTGGTTCGCGCTGGTATGACCAGACCGTCGCCGAGGTGTGGTTCGCCACTGCCGAGGACGCTAAGGCTGCAGGCTTCGTGCCCGCGGGTGGCGAAGACGCTCAGGAAGAAGCCGACGAGGCAGAGGGTCAGGAAGAGGCCAAGTAG
- a CDS encoding DNA-directed RNA polymerase subunit alpha, whose amino-acid sequence MLIAQRPTLSEEVVSDNRSRFIIEPLEPGFGYTLGNSLRRTLLSSIPGAAVTSIRIDGVLHEFTTVPGVKEDVTEIILNIKNLSVSSEHDEPVVAYLRKQGPGVVTAADIAPPAGVEFHNPDLHIATLNSKGKFELELTIERGRGYVSAAQNKSGDAEIGRIPVDSIYSPVLKVTFRVEATRVEQRTDFDRLIVDVETKQAIAPRDAVASAGTTLVELFGLARELNTAAEGIEIGPSPTDAALAADMALPIEDLDLTVRSYNCLKREGIHTVGELVARSEADLMDIRNFGAKSIDEVKAKLVELGLSLKDSPPGFDLAARAAAIDEDDTFGDDEL is encoded by the coding sequence GTGCTCATTGCACAGCGCCCAACCCTCTCCGAAGAAGTAGTCTCCGACAATCGCTCGCGGTTCATCATTGAACCTCTGGAGCCTGGCTTTGGTTACACCCTCGGAAACTCTCTCCGCCGTACCTTGCTCTCCTCGATCCCCGGTGCTGCGGTTACCAGCATCCGGATTGACGGCGTGCTGCACGAATTCACCACTGTTCCTGGTGTTAAGGAAGATGTCACCGAGATCATCTTGAACATCAAGAACCTCTCGGTTTCCTCTGAGCACGACGAGCCAGTGGTTGCCTACCTGCGCAAGCAGGGCCCCGGCGTCGTTACCGCAGCGGATATCGCACCGCCTGCTGGTGTCGAGTTCCACAACCCGGATCTGCACATCGCCACCCTGAACTCGAAGGGCAAGTTCGAACTCGAGCTGACCATCGAGCGTGGCCGTGGCTACGTTTCTGCCGCGCAGAACAAGTCCGGCGATGCCGAGATCGGCCGGATTCCGGTTGACTCGATTTACTCGCCGGTGCTCAAGGTGACCTTCCGCGTGGAAGCTACCCGTGTTGAGCAGCGCACCGACTTCGATCGTTTGATCGTCGATGTGGAGACCAAGCAGGCGATCGCTCCGCGTGACGCGGTTGCTTCGGCGGGCACCACCCTGGTGGAGCTCTTCGGCTTGGCTCGTGAACTCAATACCGCTGCAGAAGGCATCGAGATCGGCCCCTCGCCGACCGACGCTGCCCTGGCCGCGGATATGGCTTTGCCGATCGAGGACCTGGACCTCACCGTCCGCTCCTACAACTGCCTCAAGCGCGAGGGCATCCACACCGTCGGTGAACTGGTTGCTCGTTCCGAGGCTGATTTGATGGACATCCGGAACTTCGGTGCCAAGTCCATCGATGAAGTCAAGGCCAAGCTGGTGGAACTGGGTCTGTCCCTGAAGGATTCCCCTCCAGGATTTGACCTCGCCGCACGCGCCGCCGCGATCGACGAAGACGATACCTTCGGCGACGACGAGCTCTAA
- the glmM gene encoding phosphoglucosamine mutase, which produces MSRLFGTDGVRGLANGLLTAELALSLAQAAAVVLGHDQMAEGKRPRAVIARDPRASGEFIGAAVEAGLASAGVDVYDAGVLPTPAAAYLIASLDADFGVMISASHNPAADNGIKFFARGGQKLADEVEDAIEAELKKEPHRPVGVGVGRIQRFSDAEDRYILHLLTTLPHRLDGLTVVLDCAHGAASGCSPQVFKDAGAKVIVIGAEPDGLNINDGVGSTHLGPLQAAVVEHQADLGIAHDGDADRCLAVDHEGNVIDGDQIMAILALALKADGKLHDNVLVATVMSNLGLKLALREAGISIRETAVGDRYVLEAMREGNFNLGGEQSGHVIFSDYATTGDGVLTGLQLAAQVARTGRTLQQLATAMTKLPQLMINVKGVDKARAQSDEGVREAVRLAEQELGETGRVLLRPSGTEALVRVMVEAADMDTATRICEELAAVVEKRLALVA; this is translated from the coding sequence ATGTCTAGATTGTTTGGAACCGATGGTGTTCGCGGCTTGGCCAATGGCTTGCTCACCGCAGAGCTTGCTCTCTCGTTAGCACAGGCGGCCGCAGTCGTCTTGGGGCATGATCAGATGGCGGAGGGTAAGCGCCCACGCGCCGTGATAGCTCGCGATCCACGAGCTTCCGGTGAATTCATTGGTGCAGCGGTGGAAGCCGGTTTAGCGAGCGCCGGCGTTGATGTTTACGATGCCGGTGTCCTGCCGACCCCCGCAGCCGCCTACTTAATCGCCTCCTTGGACGCTGATTTCGGTGTAATGATCTCCGCCTCGCACAACCCAGCAGCGGATAACGGTATTAAGTTCTTCGCCCGTGGTGGTCAAAAACTGGCTGACGAGGTGGAAGACGCGATCGAGGCGGAGTTGAAGAAGGAACCGCACCGACCGGTCGGCGTCGGCGTTGGGCGTATTCAACGCTTCTCGGACGCCGAGGACCGCTATATCCTTCACCTGCTCACCACGCTGCCACATCGGCTGGATGGGCTCACCGTGGTGTTGGACTGCGCTCATGGCGCCGCCAGCGGCTGCTCCCCGCAGGTTTTCAAAGACGCAGGTGCCAAAGTCATCGTGATTGGTGCTGAGCCGGATGGCTTGAATATTAACGACGGTGTTGGATCCACTCATTTGGGGCCGCTCCAGGCGGCTGTGGTTGAACATCAGGCTGATCTAGGTATTGCCCACGATGGCGACGCGGATCGCTGCCTGGCGGTAGACCACGAGGGCAATGTGATCGATGGCGATCAGATCATGGCCATCCTGGCGCTCGCCCTCAAGGCCGACGGCAAGCTACACGATAACGTCCTGGTAGCCACCGTGATGAGCAACCTGGGCCTTAAGCTAGCGCTTCGTGAAGCTGGCATCAGTATCCGGGAGACAGCGGTCGGCGACCGTTATGTGCTTGAGGCGATGCGGGAGGGGAACTTCAATCTAGGCGGCGAGCAGTCTGGCCACGTGATCTTCTCGGACTACGCGACTACTGGCGACGGTGTTTTGACCGGCCTGCAGTTAGCCGCTCAGGTAGCCCGCACCGGCCGTACCTTGCAGCAGCTCGCCACCGCGATGACAAAGCTTCCGCAATTGATGATCAACGTCAAGGGTGTGGATAAGGCGCGTGCGCAGAGCGATGAAGGCGTCCGCGAAGCGGTTCGCTTGGCCGAACAGGAACTGGGGGAAACCGGCCGAGTGTTGCTACGGCCCTCCGGAACTGAAGCCTTAGTGCGGGTGATGGTAGAGGCCGCCGATATGGACACTGCCACCAGGATCTGCGA
- the rplM gene encoding 50S ribosomal protein L13, with translation MRTYTPKPGDINRQWHVIDATDVVLGRLASQTATLLRGKHKPTFAPHMDMGDFVIIINAEKVALTGAKLEQKRAYRHSGYPGGLSSVNYAELLEKNPVRAVEKAIKGMLPKTSLAATQLSKLKVYRGAEHPHAAQQPKTFEITQVAQ, from the coding sequence GTGCGTACGTACACCCCGAAGCCCGGCGACATTAACCGCCAGTGGCACGTCATTGACGCCACCGACGTTGTCCTGGGTCGTCTTGCCAGCCAGACCGCAACACTGCTGCGCGGAAAGCACAAGCCGACCTTTGCGCCCCATATGGATATGGGCGACTTCGTCATTATTATCAACGCCGAGAAGGTAGCCCTGACCGGTGCCAAGCTCGAGCAGAAGCGCGCTTACCGTCACTCCGGTTACCCGGGTGGCCTCTCCAGCGTGAACTATGCAGAGTTGTTGGAGAAGAACCCGGTGCGTGCCGTGGAGAAGGCAATCAAGGGCATGCTGCCCAAGACTTCCCTGGCCGCTACCCAGCTGTCCAAACTCAAGGTCTACCGTGGCGCTGAGCACCCGCATGCCGCTCAGCAGCCCAAGACGTTCGAAATCACCCAGGTCGCCCAGTAG